The Streptomyces luteogriseus genome includes a window with the following:
- a CDS encoding SGM_5486 family transporter-associated protein: protein MPVLDPNPQHGQKKMLLVFGAFFAIFIVIAVIATIASP, encoded by the coding sequence ATGCCAGTGCTCGACCCGAATCCCCAGCACGGTCAGAAGAAGATGCTGCTCGTCTTCGGCGCCTTCTTCGCGATCTTCATCGTCATCGCCGTCATCGCGACCATCGCCTCGCCATGA
- a CDS encoding SixA phosphatase family protein, with protein MSVAEPRRIVLFRHAKADWPQVADHERPLADRGRTEAAEAGRRLTDTGIAFDLALCSTAVRTRETWKLAVQEFPQRPKTVYEERIYEASPGELIALLNETPDDVRNVLMIGHNPGIQGLAEVLAGSGEDEARERMTRRGFPAAAFAVLSFGSPWKSLEPGAAELRDYWAPAE; from the coding sequence ATGAGCGTCGCAGAACCCCGCAGGATTGTCCTCTTCCGCCATGCGAAAGCCGACTGGCCACAGGTCGCGGACCATGAGCGTCCGCTCGCCGACCGGGGCCGAACGGAAGCGGCGGAGGCCGGGCGCAGGCTGACCGACACCGGTATCGCCTTCGACCTGGCCCTGTGCTCCACCGCGGTCCGGACCCGGGAGACCTGGAAGCTCGCGGTCCAGGAGTTCCCGCAGCGGCCGAAAACCGTCTACGAGGAGCGGATCTACGAGGCCTCACCGGGCGAGCTGATCGCCCTGCTCAACGAGACCCCCGACGACGTGCGGAACGTCCTCATGATCGGGCACAACCCGGGGATCCAGGGCCTCGCCGAGGTGCTGGCCGGCTCGGGCGAGGACGAGGCCCGGGAGCGGATGACCCGCCGCGGCTTCCCGGCCGCCGCCTTCGCCGTGCTGTCGTTCGGCAGCCCGTGGAAGAGCCTGGAGCCGGGCGCCGCCGAGCTGCGGGACTACTGGGCCCCGGCCGAGTGA